Below is a window of Micromonospora chersina DNA.
GCGGGATGCGGCAGGCGCACCGGAACATCCCCCGCGCACGGGCCTGGGCGGCCCTGGCGGCGCTGCTCGGTCTCGGCCTCGCCGGCATCCCCGGCACCGAGGGGGACTGGCTGACCACACTGGTCTTCGTCGCGGCGGCGGCGGTGTTCCTGCTGCCGCCGCGGGAGGCGCTGCTGGTGGTCGTGCTGGCCGCGCTCACCCCGCCGGTGGCGGCGGCGCTGGTCCCCGGCTGGGAGGCGGAGGGGACGGTGGTCTTCGCCGTCGTGCTCGCCTCGTTCGCCATGTTCGGGGTCAGCAGGCTGGCCCAGCGCAACGCCGAACTCCAGGCCGCGCAGCAGGAGATCGGCCGGCTGGCGGTGGCCGAGGAGCGGGCCCGCACCGCACGGGACCTGCACGACATCCTCGGGCACTCGCTGACCGTGGTGGCGGTGAAGGCGGAGCTGGCCGGTCGGCTGCTGGAGCTGGATCCGGCGAAGGCGGCCACCGAGATCGCCGACATCGAGCGGCTGGCCCGGCAGGCCCTCGCGGACGTGCGGGGCACCGTCGGCGCGTACCGCGGGGTGAACCTGGCGACGGAGCTGGCCGGCGCACGCTCGGCGCTGGCCGCCGCGGGCATCGCCGCGGACCTGCCCGAGACGGCGCCCGCGCTGCCGGCGGAGCGGGACGAGCTGTTCGGCTGGACGGTCCGCGAGGGGGTGACGAACGTGGTCCGGCACAGCGGCGCCCGGCGCTGCGAGATCCGGGTCGACCCGACGGCCGTGGAGATCCGCGACGACGGCCGGGGGCCGGCCGGCGAGCCGGAAGCGGCCGGCCACGGCCTGGTGGGGCTCCGCGAGCGGGCCCGGCGGCTGGACGCCACGGTCACCGTCGGCCGCCCCCGCGGCGGGCGCGGCTTCCTGCTCCGGGTGGCGCTGCCCGGCGCCGGACGGGGGACGACCGGATGACCGGGCCGATCCGGCTGCTGCTCGCCGACGACCAGGCACTCGTCCGGGGCGCGCTCGCCGCGCTGCTGTCCCTGGAGCCGGACCTGACCGTCGTGGCCGAGGTGGGACGGGGCGACGAGGTGGTGCCGGCGGCGCTGCGGACCACGCCCGACGTGGCCCTGCTCGACGTGGAGATGCCCGGCCTGGACGGGGTCGCGGCGGCCGCGGCGCTGCGGGCCGCGCTGCCCGGCTGCCGGGTGCTCGTGGTGACCACCTTCGGCCGCCCAGGCTACCTGCGCCGGGCCATGGAGGCGGGCGCGAACGGCTTCGTGGTCAAGGACACCCCGGCGCGGCAGCTCGCCGACGCGGTCCGCCGGGTGCACGCGGGGCTGCGGGTGGTCGACCCGACGCTCGCCGCGGAGACGCTGGCCACCGGGCCGAGCCCGCTCACCGAACGGGAGACCGAGGTGTTGCGTACGGCCCGGGGTGGCGGCACTGTCGCGGAGCTGGCGGCGACGCTGCACCTCTCTGAGGGGACGGTACGCAACCACCTCTCCGCGGCGATCGGCAAGACCGGTGCCCGCAACCGGGCCGACGCGGTCCGGGTGGCGGAGGAGAACGGCTGGCTGCTCGGCGACTGAGCCGGCTCAGGCGGTGGCCGGCGGGGCGGGAAGCTGGTCCACCACCACGACGGCGGTGCCGGGGCGCAGCTCGGCGAGGAGCTGCCGCTGGCCGCTGCGGGTGAGCCGGATGCAGCCGTTGGTGACGTTCCTGCCGAGCGTGTCGTCGGTGTACCAGCTGTGCAGTCCGATGTGGGCGCCGCGCAGCCCGGTCGGCACCGCGTGCGGGTCGTCGGGGATCGCCCCGAGGGCGAAGATGTCCACCCCGCCGTAGACGTCCTGCGGTGGCGGGGTGCGGCCGAGGACGAAGGTGCGGCCCAGCGGGGTGGACTGGCCGGGCATGCCGAGGCTGACCTCCCAGGAGCGCACGGCGCGGCCGTCCCGGAACCAGGTGAGCCGGTGCGGGCGGCGTTCCACAACGATCTGGTCGGGCAGCGCGACGGTGTTCCAGCCGCCCTCCGGCAGCCAGGCGATCCGGCGGTTGGCCGAGGGGAGCAGGACCGCGGTCCAGCCGACCCGCCGCTCGACGATCGGCACGGTCAGCTCGACGCCGCTGATGGTGGGGGCGAGGAAGGCCAGCGGCCGGCCGCCCGGCGCGTCGTACGCGGCCACGGTCCGGGTCGGTGCGAGCCCCTCGGCCAGCGGCCGGGTGTCGGCCGGGTCCGGGTCGGCGGGGAACCCGCCGGGCGCCGGGTCGTAGGTGACCACCGGCAGGTCGTCCGGGGCGGGCGCGGCGGCCGGCACGGACTCCTCGGGGGACGGGCTCGGCTCGTCGGGCGCGGGCGGGACCGCCGCGGTGGGTGCGGCGCCGACCGGCGCCGGGGCCGGACCGGCGGTGAGGGCCCGGCCGACCAGCAGCGCGGCCGCGAGCAGCACCGGTACGCCGACGGCGGCGAGCAGCCAGCCGAACGTCCAGCGCGAGAACAATCGGTCAAACAGCACGATTGGTACTGTAATCGGGCGCTCGGCCCCCGGGTCGCGAATCGGCGGCGCGGGGGCCGATGTCGTCCCTGGTCAGGACACCTTCGCGCCGATGTGGATGGCGATCGCGTCGTGCGCGTTGACGGTCGCGGCGAACCAGCCGTTCGAGTCCACGGTGATCACCGGACCGCTGCACGAGCCGTTGCTGAAGTCGCCGTGGATCACGTCGCAGTAGCGGCCGGCGGGCAGTCCGGTGTAGAAGGACCGGCCCGTGATGGCGAAGTCCTCGTCGTTGAGGGTGAGGTAGCCCTTGCCGGCCCGGCTGAACGCGATGTGCTGCCAGCCGTTGTCGTACCAGTTGGCGACGCCGGCGCCCTGGGTGGCGTTGGCGAAACCGACCATGTTGGCGATCACCCGCCAGCGGTGCTCGCACTCCCAGCCCGAGTAGCAGGTGGTGTTCGAGGTCTTGTTGCTGGCGTCCGAGGGCGGGCCCTGGTCCTTGTTGCTGAACGTGTAGCTCGACATCACCGCGGGGGTGCCGTACGGCCAGGCGAGCATGAAGGCGTTCGCGAGGGCGTACTCGCCGCGGTCGCGGTAGGTCAGCACACCGCCGTCGCGCTGGGTGTCGTGGTTGTCGGTGAAGACCACCGCCGAGCCGCCCGGCAGGTAGCCCCACGACTCGCCGAAGTTCCGCAGGTACGCCAGCCGCTCGCTGTTGAACATCCGGGCCAGGTCCTTGCCGTACCGGAACTCGTGCACGTCGCCGTTGCCGGTGTACTCGGTCGGCTGGACCGGCTCGCCGGCGCCGTAGATGACCTCCTGCACGAGGTACGCCGAGCGGGACAGCTTGCCCTTGATCGCGGCGATGTCGGCGGCCGGCATGTGCTTGCTGGCGTCCAGCCGGAAGCCGTCGACGCCGAGCGAGAGCAGGTCGTTGAGGTACGTGGCGAGCCGGGTGCGCACGTAGTCCGACTCGGTCTTCAGGTCGGCGAGGTTGACCAGCTCGCAGTTCTGCACCTCGTACCGGTCGCCGTAGTTGACGATGTCGTTGTTGCCGTTGCGGCCGCAGTAGTGGAAGTCCTGCGAGCCGTAGGTGCCCGGGTAGTCGTAGTGGCCGTAGGTGCTGCCGGCCCAGCCGGTGCCCCCGTTGTCCTGGCCGGACATGTGGTTGACCACGGCGTCGACGATCACCTTGACGCCGGCGTTGTGGCAGGTGTTCACCATCGACTGGAACTGGGCGCGGGTGCCCTTGCGGGACTCGATCCGGTAGCTGACCGGCTGGTAGGCCACCCACCACTGGTTGCCCTTGACGTGCTCCTGCGGCGGGCTCACCTGGACGTAGCCGTAGCCCTTCGGGCCGAGCACTGTGGTGCACTCGTTGGCCACCGAGGTCCAGTTCCACTCGAAGAGCTGGACGATGACCTTCTTGCTGCCGGGGGTGGAGGCGGCGGCCGGGGGAGCCGCCACGGTGGTCGGGACGAGCAGGCTGGCGGCCAGGCCCAGGGCGAGGGCCGCCGAGCGGCATCGACGTCGATGCATCGGGACTCCTGAGGGGGTGTGCGGCGCGGGGGAGTCTTCAGTGCCGACTTCTTGCAAGTCGGCCTGAAATTTTCGGCAAGGTTACAAGCGTGTTGCAAGAAATGTCAACGCATGGACATGTGTCGTTGCGACAGGCGCTACACGCGCCCGGGTGCCGGACGGTTCGACGGACCGGCCGAGAAATTCGCCACCGGAGGTGATCCGCCCGTGCCGTCCGTCCGTACTGGAGGAGGGAACAGGGTCGGCCGGTGGGGCGCCGCCGCGAGACGATCGAGGAGCAGATGGCCCGGGCAGAGCAGAACGAGAAGGCGACGACCGTCCGGACCACCAGCACCAGCCGAGGTGCCCGGACCATGTCGAGGCCCGCGATGGTGGCGCTCGCCGCGTCCGCGCTCGCCGTCGCGTGGGCCGGTCTGGAACTGGCCGGCGCCGGCGCCGTCATGTACTCGTACGGATTCTTCTTCACCGAGTTCTTCGCCGGGGTGGTCGCCCTGGTCTCGCTCAGCCTCACCGTGATGCTGGGGCTGCTCGCCACCGACCGGCTGGTGCTGCTCATCCGGCACCGGGTGCTCCTCCAGTCGGCGCACCGGGCCACCGGCGTTCTCGGCGTGGCCGGTCTGGTCTTCCACGTGATCACCAAGATCTCGACCGGCCGCGCCGGCCCGACCGACGCGGTGGTGCCGTTCCTCGGCGGCCGGGGCCTCTACGTCGGGCTGGGCACCGTGGCCGCCCTGCTGATGGTCGGCGTGCTCTGGACCGGCATCGTCCGGGTCCGGTTCGCCGGCGTCGGTCCGCGGTGGATGTGGCGGGCGCTGCACTCCATGGCGTACGTCTCCTGGCCGTTCGCGCTGCTGCACGGCCTCAACGCCGGCCGGACGGCGAAGACCTGGGTGGTGCTGAGCTACCTGGCCTGCGTGCTGCTGGTGGTGGTCGCGCTGCTGGTCCGGCTCTCCGTCCACCTCGGCAAGCGCAGCCGGGAGCAGCACCAGGCCGCCGCCCTGAACAAGGCGATGGCCGGCAAGGGGGAGGAGCGCACCGGCCTGCTCGCCGGGCTGACCCGCCGCAGGGCCGCCGCCAAGGAGGAGAGCCGCTCCGGCCGGGGCCGCGACGGCGGCTGGGCCGAGACCACCGCCACCTGGACCGCGCCGGCCGGCACCGCGCGGCGCCGCGACCCCGAGCGGTTCGCCGTACCCGTGGTCCCGGAACCCGGAACGCTGCGCGAGCCGGTCCGCGCGGCGGCTGCCCGGCGGCGTGCCGAGGCGCCGGTCTCCCCGGCCCGCCGCGCCGAACGCGAGCGTCCCGCCCGGGGCGAGGAACGCGTGGCCACGGCCCGGCGCCGCGACGACGAGCGGACCGCCCGCCGCTACCGGGACGAGGAGGAAGTCCGCACCCGGCGGTCCCGCGACGAGGAGGCCGCCAGCTACTCGGCCCCGCCGGAGAGCGGCGGACGGCACTCGGCCCCGCCGGACACCGGCGCCCGCTACTCCACCCCGGCGGAGGTCGCCCGCTACTCGGCCCCGCCGCGCGGGACCGACGAGCCGGAGGAGCCGTGGGACAGCCCGCGCCGCTGGGAGAGCCGGCCGGTCTCCGGCGAGCCCGTCTCGTCCGGACCGATCTCGGGCAGCCCGATCTCGTCGGCACCGCGCAGCGGCAGCGGCCGGCACAGCGCCGAGGAGGACGTGCCGGAGGAGCCGGACTACTGGCGCCCGCCGGCCCGGTACGCGGCCGACGACGCCTTCGTCGACGACACACCGACCCTTGTCGACCTCGCCTCCCGGCGGGCCCTGCGGGCCTCCGGCGAGAGCCGGTCGAGCCGGCGCAAGCGGGCCAACGCGGACGCGGTGGACGGCGCGTACTGGGCCGGGCTGCGGGGTGAGGCCAGGTGAGGCGGACGACCGTGCCGCCGGTGGCCTGCGTCGGCGAGCCCCGGCTCACCGCCGGCTTCGCCGAGTTCGGGAGACTCGACCTGCTGGCACACGAGGAGGTGCACGGCCCGATCGGGCCGGTGGAGCCGGCCGCCCTGCTGCGGCTCGCCGAGGCGATCGACCTCAAGGGCAAGGGCGGGGCCGGCTTCCCGTTCGCCCGCAAGCTGCGCGCGGTGCTGGAGTCCTGCGAGCGGCAGGACCTGTCCGCCGTGGTGGTGGTCAACGCCACCGAGGGGGAGCCGGCGAGCTGGAAGGACAAGGTGCTGCTCACCCGGGCCCCGCACCTCGTGCTCGACGGCGCCGCCCTGGCCGCGTACGCGCTGGACGCCGACGAGATCGTGATCGGGGTGTCCGACGACGACGTGGGTCGGCCGTCGCTCACCGAGGCGTTGCAGGAGCGGCGGATGCCGGTGCCCACCACCATCGTCACGGTGCCGCACCGGTTCATCTCCGGCGAGGGCGGCGCCCTGGTCAACGGCATCAACGGGCTGCCGCACATCCCGCCGGGCACCAAGAAGCGGTCCAGCGACTCCGGGGTGAACGGCCTGCCCACCCTGCTCTCCAACGCCGAGACGTACGCCCAGCTCGCGGTCGCCGCCCGGATCGGCCCGTACGAGTACGCGGCGCTCGGCACCGACGACGAGCCGGGCACCGTGCTGCTCACCGTCACGGGCGCGGCCGAGCGGCCCGCCGTGGTGGAGTGCGCGGCGGGCACCCCGCTGCGCGAGATCCTGGAGCTCTGCGAGGTGCCCGACGGGCCGGGCATCCTCATGGGCGGCTACCACGGCAAGTGGATCACCCCGGAGGCGGCGGCCCGGGCCGAGGTGTCCCGCACGGGGCTCGCCGCGGTCGGCGGCACGCTCGGCGCCGGCATCATCGTCCCGCTGAGCCGGGACACCTGCCCGCTCGGCGAGGCCGCCCAGGTGGTCCGCTACCTGGCCGGCGAGTCCGCCGGCCAGTGCGGCCCCTGCAAGATGGGCCTGCCCGACCTGGCCCGTGCCGTCGACCTCGCGGTCTCGGGCAGCGCGCCCATCGAGGTGGTCCGCGCCGCGGCCGGCGACGTGAAGGGCCGGGGCGCGTGCAGCCACCCCGACGGCACCGCCCGGTTCGCGCTCTCCGCCATGGAGGTGTTCGCCGAGGACCTGCGGCTGCACGCCACCGGCGAGGGCTGCGGCAAGCGGGTCAAGGGCCTCATGGGGCTGCCCGGCGCGCCCGACGGCAACCCGCAGAAGCTCACCCTCGACTGGTCCCGCTGCGACGGGCACGGGCTCTGCGCCCACGTGGTGCCGGACTTCATCCGGCTCGACGGCAACGGTTACCCCGCCTTCCCCGCCACCCCGGTGCCGACCTGGCTGCGGCAGGGGGCGCTCAAGGCGGTAAAGGTCTGTCCCGAACTCGCGCTCCGGCTGGTCAAGGCCGAGTAGCCGAACCCCGAGGAGACGCGGATGCCCCCACGTACCGCCCGCCGCCTGGTCACCGCCGCCGTGCTGGCCGCCACGCTGCCCGGCGCGGCGTCCTGCGCGGTCGGCCCCGAGCGGGCCACCCCGGTCGGCGTGGTGGCCGCCGCGTCGCCCGCCGCCGCACCGGCCGGTTCCCCGTCGCCGGCCGCTCCGGTGGTCCCGGCCCGCGTGCCGGAGACGCTGTCGTTCACCGCGAAGACCCTGGACGGTACGGCGTTCTCCGCCGCCGCCCTGGCCGGGAAGCCGGTGGTGCTGTGGTTCTGGGCGCCGTGGTGCGCCACCTGCGCCAGCCAGGCGTGGACGGTAGCCGAGATCGCCCCGAGGTACCGGGACACCGTGCCGATCGTCGGCGTCGCGGGGCTGGGCGAGCAGAAGGCCATGAAGGAGTTCGTCACCGAGTTCGACCTGGCGGGCACCCCGCAGCTCGACGACCGGTCCGGGACGCTGTGGCGCCGGTTCGAGGTGGTTGAGCAGAGCACCTTCGTCATCGTGGACCGGAACGGGCGGGTGGTCCACCAGGGCTTCCTCGACGGGGAGTCGCTCACCCGCCAGGTCGACGCGCTGGCCCGGGGATGACCGGCGGGCTGCTGCTCGCGCTGACCGCGGGCATGCTGGCCGCGGTCAACCCGTGCGGCTTCGCCATGCTGCCCGCGTACCTGTCGCTGCTGGTCGCCGGCCCCGCCGACGGTCGCGGCGCGGTCGGGCGCGCGCTCACCGCCACGGCCGGGCTGACCATCGGGTACGCGCTGGTCTTCGGCGCCTTCGGCCTTGCCGTCGCGCCGCTGGCCGACTGGCTGCGCCCCCGGTTGCCCTGGCTGACCGTGACCCTCGGCGTGCTGGTGGCGCTTGCCGGCTGCTGGCTGCTCGCCGGCCGGCGGCTGCCCACCGCCCGCCCGCTCGCCCGGGCGCCCCGGCTCACCCGCACCTGGCCGTCCATGGTCCTGTTCGGGGCGGCGTACGCGCTGACCTCGCTGACCTGCGCCATCGCCCCGTTTCTGGCGATCGTGGTGACCAGCCTGCGGGCCGGCTCGACGCTGCGCGGGCTGGCGCTCTTCGGCGCGTACGCGATGGGGATGGCCCTGGTGGTCGGGGTGGCGGCGCTCGGCGTGGCCCTGCTGCGCGGCCGCCTGGTGGCCCGGCTGCGCGGCGCCGGCGCGTGGGTGCCCCGGCTGAGCGGCCTGATACTGCTGGTCGCGGGCGGCTACGTCGCCTGGTACGGCTGGTACGAGGTACGCCTCGCCCTGGGCCGCCACGACGCCTTCGGCGACCCGGTCGTGCGGGCGGCGACCGAGGTGCAGCAGACCCTGGCCCACACGGTGAACTGGGCCGGCCCGGCCCTGCTGGCAGCCGCGCTGGCCGGGTTGCTCCTCGCGGCCCGCCGCCGCCCCCGCGATCTTGCACTCGTGGCCCCGGCAAAGGCCGCAAGTCGGACTCCTTGCGGGCCGGAAGTGCAAGATCGCGGGGCGGAGCCCGTCAGCGGATCGGGGTGAGGCGGTCCGTTCCCAGCTTGTCGCGGAGCACCTCGGGGACCACGACCGAGCCGTCGGGCTGCTGGAACTGCTCCAGGATGGCCGGGAAGAGCCGGCTGGTGGCCAGCGCCGAGCCGTTGAGGGTGTGCACGAAGCGGGTCTGCTTGCCGCCCGGCTCCCGGTAGCGGATGGCGGCCCGGCGGGCCTGGTAGTCGCCGCCCCAGGAGACCGACGACACCTCCTTGTACTTGCCGGTGCTCGGCATCCAGACCTCGACGTCGAGGGTCTTCTTCATGGCGGCGCTGGAGTCGCCCGCCGCGAGCAGGCTGGTCTGGAAGTGCAGGCCCAGCTTCTCGACCAGGCCCTCCACGTGGCCGACCATGGCCTCCAGCGCGGCGCCCGCCTGCTCCGGCAGGGTGAACTGGAAGATCTCCACCTTGTTGAACTGGTGGCCGCGCACCGTGCCGCGCTCGTCCGAGTGCGAGCCGGCCGCCTCGCGCCGGTAGCAGGGGGTGTAGGCGAAGGCCTTCAGCGGCAGCTTGGCGGTCTCCAGGATCTCGTCCTGGAACGCGCCGAGGATCGCCGTCTCCGCGGTGGGCAGCAGGAACTGGCCGCGCGGGGCGGACTGCTTGTCCAGGTGGTAGACGTCGTCGTAGAACTTCGGGAACTGGCCGGCGGCGAAGCCGGCGCTGTCGAGCAGCAGGTGCGGCGGGAGCAGGAACTCGTAGCCGGCCTGGATGTTCTGCTCGATCAGCCAGTTGACCAGCGCCCACTCCAGCCGGGCGCCGAGGCCCGTGTACATCCAGAAGCCGGAGCCGCCGAGCTTCACCCCGCGCTCGTGGTCGACCAGGCCGAGCGCCCTGCTCAGCTCCACGTGGTCCCGGACCTTCTCGACGGCCGGCGGCTCGCCGAAGGTGCGCAGCACCCGGTTGGCCTCCTTGCCACCGGCGACCACGTCGTCGGCGGGGAGGTTGGGCAGCTCGCTCATGGTGCCGCGCAGCCGGGACTGCACCTCGTCCAGCTGGGACTCCAGCTCGGCGAGCTGCTTGCGCTCGGCCTCCGGCGCGACCGGCTCCGGCGTGGTGCCGGACCGCTTCGCCTCCGCGTACGCCCGCGCCTCGGCCTTGCGGCGCTGCCGCTCGGCGTCGATCTCCATGATCAGGGCACGGCGTTCCTGGTCGAGCCGCTGGATGTCGTCCAGCGCCCGGTTGACCTCGGCGGGATCCAGACGCTTCGCCAGCGCGGTCGCCACCGCCTCGCGATCCTTCCGGATCAACTCCATGTCGAGCATGCTGCTCGTACGCCTCCGTCCAGGCAGTCAGGTGGGACCCCCAGATGCTACCGTCGCGTCCCGTTCCGCCCGCCCCGGCCCGCGCAGGCCGCCGTCCAGGTCAGAGGCGGACCGGCATGAGG
It encodes the following:
- the serS gene encoding serine--tRNA ligase translates to MLDMELIRKDREAVATALAKRLDPAEVNRALDDIQRLDQERRALIMEIDAERQRRKAEARAYAEAKRSGTTPEPVAPEAERKQLAELESQLDEVQSRLRGTMSELPNLPADDVVAGGKEANRVLRTFGEPPAVEKVRDHVELSRALGLVDHERGVKLGGSGFWMYTGLGARLEWALVNWLIEQNIQAGYEFLLPPHLLLDSAGFAAGQFPKFYDDVYHLDKQSAPRGQFLLPTAETAILGAFQDEILETAKLPLKAFAYTPCYRREAAGSHSDERGTVRGHQFNKVEIFQFTLPEQAGAALEAMVGHVEGLVEKLGLHFQTSLLAAGDSSAAMKKTLDVEVWMPSTGKYKEVSSVSWGGDYQARRAAIRYREPGGKQTRFVHTLNGSALATSRLFPAILEQFQQPDGSVVVPEVLRDKLGTDRLTPIR
- a CDS encoding response regulator transcription factor encodes the protein MTGPIRLLLADDQALVRGALAALLSLEPDLTVVAEVGRGDEVVPAALRTTPDVALLDVEMPGLDGVAAAAALRAALPGCRVLVVTTFGRPGYLRRAMEAGANGFVVKDTPARQLADAVRRVHAGLRVVDPTLAAETLATGPSPLTERETEVLRTARGGGTVAELAATLHLSEGTVRNHLSAAIGKTGARNRADAVRVAEENGWLLGD
- a CDS encoding TlpA family protein disulfide reductase; translation: MPPRTARRLVTAAVLAATLPGAASCAVGPERATPVGVVAAASPAAAPAGSPSPAAPVVPARVPETLSFTAKTLDGTAFSAAALAGKPVVLWFWAPWCATCASQAWTVAEIAPRYRDTVPIVGVAGLGEQKAMKEFVTEFDLAGTPQLDDRSGTLWRRFEVVEQSTFVIVDRNGRVVHQGFLDGESLTRQVDALARG
- a CDS encoding sensor histidine kinase; its protein translation is MFTVGLPREQSRPVSRRWRITGWLLAAVWLFFLNIPLLTALHQPEVWRRVLGAVTLVAFGLLYVWVFEWARGMRQAHRNIPRARAWAALAALLGLGLAGIPGTEGDWLTTLVFVAAAAVFLLPPREALLVVVLAALTPPVAAALVPGWEAEGTVVFAVVLASFAMFGVSRLAQRNAELQAAQQEIGRLAVAEERARTARDLHDILGHSLTVVAVKAELAGRLLELDPAKAATEIADIERLARQALADVRGTVGAYRGVNLATELAGARSALAAAGIAADLPETAPALPAERDELFGWTVREGVTNVVRHSGARRCEIRVDPTAVEIRDDGRGPAGEPEAAGHGLVGLRERARRLDATVTVGRPRGGRGFLLRVALPGAGRGTTG
- a CDS encoding cytochrome c biogenesis CcdA family protein gives rise to the protein MTGGLLLALTAGMLAAVNPCGFAMLPAYLSLLVAGPADGRGAVGRALTATAGLTIGYALVFGAFGLAVAPLADWLRPRLPWLTVTLGVLVALAGCWLLAGRRLPTARPLARAPRLTRTWPSMVLFGAAYALTSLTCAIAPFLAIVVTSLRAGSTLRGLALFGAYAMGMALVVGVAALGVALLRGRLVARLRGAGAWVPRLSGLILLVAGGYVAWYGWYEVRLALGRHDAFGDPVVRAATEVQQTLAHTVNWAGPALLAAALAGLLLAARRRPRDLALVAPAKAASRTPCGPEVQDRGAEPVSGSG
- a CDS encoding L,D-transpeptidase, which codes for MLFDRLFSRWTFGWLLAAVGVPVLLAAALLVGRALTAGPAPAPVGAAPTAAVPPAPDEPSPSPEESVPAAAPAPDDLPVVTYDPAPGGFPADPDPADTRPLAEGLAPTRTVAAYDAPGGRPLAFLAPTISGVELTVPIVERRVGWTAVLLPSANRRIAWLPEGGWNTVALPDQIVVERRPHRLTWFRDGRAVRSWEVSLGMPGQSTPLGRTFVLGRTPPPQDVYGGVDIFALGAIPDDPHAVPTGLRGAHIGLHSWYTDDTLGRNVTNGCIRLTRSGQRQLLAELRPGTAVVVVDQLPAPPATA
- a CDS encoding alpha-amylase, with product MHRRRCRSAALALGLAASLLVPTTVAAPPAAASTPGSKKVIVQLFEWNWTSVANECTTVLGPKGYGYVQVSPPQEHVKGNQWWVAYQPVSYRIESRKGTRAQFQSMVNTCHNAGVKVIVDAVVNHMSGQDNGGTGWAGSTYGHYDYPGTYGSQDFHYCGRNGNNDIVNYGDRYEVQNCELVNLADLKTESDYVRTRLATYLNDLLSLGVDGFRLDASKHMPAADIAAIKGKLSRSAYLVQEVIYGAGEPVQPTEYTGNGDVHEFRYGKDLARMFNSERLAYLRNFGESWGYLPGGSAVVFTDNHDTQRDGGVLTYRDRGEYALANAFMLAWPYGTPAVMSSYTFSNKDQGPPSDASNKTSNTTCYSGWECEHRWRVIANMVGFANATQGAGVANWYDNGWQHIAFSRAGKGYLTLNDEDFAITGRSFYTGLPAGRYCDVIHGDFSNGSCSGPVITVDSNGWFAATVNAHDAIAIHIGAKVS
- a CDS encoding NADH-quinone oxidoreductase subunit NuoF family protein gives rise to the protein MRRTTVPPVACVGEPRLTAGFAEFGRLDLLAHEEVHGPIGPVEPAALLRLAEAIDLKGKGGAGFPFARKLRAVLESCERQDLSAVVVVNATEGEPASWKDKVLLTRAPHLVLDGAALAAYALDADEIVIGVSDDDVGRPSLTEALQERRMPVPTTIVTVPHRFISGEGGALVNGINGLPHIPPGTKKRSSDSGVNGLPTLLSNAETYAQLAVAARIGPYEYAALGTDDEPGTVLLTVTGAAERPAVVECAAGTPLREILELCEVPDGPGILMGGYHGKWITPEAAARAEVSRTGLAAVGGTLGAGIIVPLSRDTCPLGEAAQVVRYLAGESAGQCGPCKMGLPDLARAVDLAVSGSAPIEVVRAAAGDVKGRGACSHPDGTARFALSAMEVFAEDLRLHATGEGCGKRVKGLMGLPGAPDGNPQKLTLDWSRCDGHGLCAHVVPDFIRLDGNGYPAFPATPVPTWLRQGALKAVKVCPELALRLVKAE
- a CDS encoding ferric reductase-like transmembrane domain-containing protein, whose protein sequence is MGRRRETIEEQMARAEQNEKATTVRTTSTSRGARTMSRPAMVALAASALAVAWAGLELAGAGAVMYSYGFFFTEFFAGVVALVSLSLTVMLGLLATDRLVLLIRHRVLLQSAHRATGVLGVAGLVFHVITKISTGRAGPTDAVVPFLGGRGLYVGLGTVAALLMVGVLWTGIVRVRFAGVGPRWMWRALHSMAYVSWPFALLHGLNAGRTAKTWVVLSYLACVLLVVVALLVRLSVHLGKRSREQHQAAALNKAMAGKGEERTGLLAGLTRRRAAAKEESRSGRGRDGGWAETTATWTAPAGTARRRDPERFAVPVVPEPGTLREPVRAAAARRRAEAPVSPARRAERERPARGEERVATARRRDDERTARRYRDEEEVRTRRSRDEEAASYSAPPESGGRHSAPPDTGARYSTPAEVARYSAPPRGTDEPEEPWDSPRRWESRPVSGEPVSSGPISGSPISSAPRSGSGRHSAEEDVPEEPDYWRPPARYAADDAFVDDTPTLVDLASRRALRASGESRSSRRKRANADAVDGAYWAGLRGEAR